The Desmonostoc muscorum LEGE 12446 genome includes a region encoding these proteins:
- a CDS encoding NHLP family bacteriocin export ABC transporter peptidase/permease/ATPase subunit, with protein sequence MMISLFMILWRNLQSLLKAKNKRCRTPTLLQMEIVECGAAALGIILGYYGRIVPLTELRQACGVSRDGVSALNILKAARNYKLTAKSFKTNLAALSELKLPFIVFWNFNHFLVVEGFGKQRVYLNDPATGRRSVSVEEFSGAYTGVVLALEPSSEFQQGGRKPSTILALWSRLRGSIGALLYCVLAGFLLVIPGLAIPAFSQIFVDNVLIEHRYEWLRPLILGMIFTAGLKGFLTLLQLQFLRQLKIKLSVGMKSKFLWHILRLPVSFYDQRFAGEIISRMQLNDSIANMLSGQLATTVIAAASVFLYVVVMLQYDVVLTLIAIAFVTVNLAALQWVRGRRVDANTRLIQEYGKVSGVAISGLQSMETLKASGLESDFFSRWAGYYAKAINTQQELETTNQTLGVLPDFLSAIASMLLLAVGGLRVMDGTISIGMLVAFMAMMQNFFQPITNLINLGSDLQKMEGNLTRLDDVLRNPIDSQLVYGRDGGDEGVGEDEGDNQENTSSSSSSPSSPSSPSSPSSPSSPSSPSSPSSFNPLPKLRGYVELCNVTFGYSEIAPPLIENFNLSLQPGQRVALVGGSGSGKSTIAKLLCGLYQPWQGEILFDGKPREQIERQVLANSISAVEQEILLFAGNVRDNLTLWDTTIPESHLVRACQDAALHDVILSLPGGYGADLLEGATNLSGGQRQRLEIARALVNNPSILVMDEATSALDAETEKTVTRNLRLRGCTCIIVAHRLSTIRDCDEIIVLDRGKIVQRGTHEELQQVEGVYLQLIRSEGDGGQGRQGGQGRQGRQGRQGGRGGRGGRGRKYFFVSLICLCTSAPLPLISSRRRRILSLWGE encoded by the coding sequence ATGATGATCTCACTTTTTATGATCTTGTGGCGAAATCTGCAAAGCCTACTCAAGGCTAAAAACAAGCGGTGTCGCACTCCGACTCTGTTGCAAATGGAGATTGTAGAATGCGGCGCTGCTGCTTTGGGAATTATTCTGGGTTACTATGGTCGCATTGTCCCGCTGACGGAACTGCGGCAAGCGTGTGGTGTGTCGCGGGATGGAGTTAGTGCTTTAAATATCTTGAAGGCTGCCAGAAATTATAAATTAACTGCCAAGAGCTTTAAAACCAACTTGGCTGCCCTGTCTGAGTTAAAATTACCCTTCATTGTATTTTGGAACTTTAACCATTTCCTGGTCGTAGAGGGATTTGGCAAACAGCGAGTTTATCTCAATGACCCTGCTACTGGACGACGCAGTGTTTCTGTTGAAGAATTTAGCGGTGCTTATACAGGTGTCGTGCTAGCTTTAGAACCTAGTTCCGAATTCCAGCAAGGGGGACGCAAACCCAGCACTATTCTTGCTTTGTGGTCACGGTTGCGAGGCTCCATTGGGGCATTACTATACTGTGTGCTGGCGGGGTTTTTGCTGGTAATTCCTGGACTGGCCATACCTGCATTCTCCCAGATATTTGTAGACAACGTATTAATTGAGCATCGGTATGAGTGGTTACGTCCCCTAATTTTAGGGATGATTTTCACAGCCGGACTTAAAGGATTTTTGACGCTGCTACAGTTACAGTTTTTGCGTCAGCTGAAAATTAAGTTGTCAGTGGGTATGAAGAGTAAGTTTTTGTGGCATATTCTTCGCCTACCCGTGAGTTTTTATGACCAGCGGTTTGCTGGGGAAATCATTAGCCGGATGCAACTCAACGATAGTATCGCTAATATGCTTTCGGGTCAATTAGCTACCACAGTGATTGCCGCAGCTTCAGTATTTTTGTATGTGGTAGTGATGCTGCAATATGATGTCGTGTTGACCTTAATTGCGATCGCCTTTGTTACTGTTAACCTCGCTGCTTTACAGTGGGTGAGAGGGCGGCGCGTGGATGCCAACACTAGACTGATTCAAGAATATGGAAAAGTCAGCGGCGTAGCAATTTCTGGTCTTCAGAGTATGGAAACACTCAAGGCCTCCGGGTTAGAGTCAGATTTCTTCTCTCGGTGGGCGGGTTATTATGCCAAAGCCATCAACACCCAGCAGGAATTAGAAACAACAAACCAAACATTAGGAGTTTTACCAGATTTCTTATCGGCGATCGCCTCCATGTTACTTTTAGCTGTAGGTGGTTTGCGAGTCATGGATGGAACCATTAGCATCGGCATGTTAGTAGCCTTTATGGCCATGATGCAAAATTTTTTCCAGCCAATAACTAATCTCATCAATCTGGGAAGTGACCTGCAAAAGATGGAAGGAAATCTAACTCGCCTCGATGATGTCTTGCGTAACCCAATTGATTCGCAGCTGGTGTATGGGAGAGATGGGGGAGATGAGGGAGTGGGGGAAGATGAGGGAGATAATCAAGAAAATACTTCCTCATCCTCCTCATCCCCCTCATCCCCCTCATCCCCCTCATCCCCCTCATCCCCCTCATCCCCCTCATCCCCCTCATCCCCCTCATCCTTTAACCCTCTGCCCAAACTCCGGGGATATGTGGAATTATGCAATGTGACATTTGGCTATAGCGAAATTGCTCCACCGCTGATTGAAAACTTTAATCTCTCTCTCCAGCCTGGTCAGCGAGTGGCTTTGGTGGGTGGGAGTGGTTCTGGTAAGTCTACCATTGCCAAACTTTTATGTGGGCTGTACCAACCGTGGCAGGGAGAAATTCTGTTTGACGGCAAACCCAGAGAGCAAATTGAGCGCCAGGTACTAGCTAATTCTATCTCTGCGGTAGAGCAAGAGATTTTGTTGTTTGCTGGCAATGTCAGAGACAACTTAACGCTTTGGGATACTACTATACCCGAAAGTCATTTAGTCCGAGCTTGTCAAGATGCCGCACTCCATGATGTAATTCTTTCGCTCCCAGGAGGTTATGGTGCCGACCTCTTAGAAGGTGCTACTAATTTGAGCGGTGGTCAGCGGCAACGTTTGGAAATTGCCCGTGCTTTGGTGAATAATCCCAGTATCCTGGTTATGGATGAAGCTACTAGTGCCTTGGATGCTGAAACAGAAAAGACGGTCACTCGTAATCTGCGTTTGCGCGGTTGCACTTGCATAATCGTGGCGCATCGTCTCTCAACCATCCGAGATTGCGATGAAATTATTGTCCTCGATCGCGGCAAGATAGTCCAACGGGGAACCCATGAAGAATTACAGCAGGTTGAGGGAGTTTATTTACAGTTGATTCGTAGTGAGGGAGATGGGGGGCAGGGGAGGCAGGGGGGGCAGGGGAGGCAGGGGAGGCAGGGGAGGCAGGGGGGCAGGGGAGGCAGGGGAGGCAGGGGAAGAAAATACTTTTTTGTCTCTCTCATCTGCCTCTGCACCTCTGCCCCTCTGCCCCTCATCTCCTCTAGACGAAGGAGAATACTATCGCTTTGGGGGGAATGA
- a CDS encoding NHLP bacteriocin system secretion protein, protein MTSQKSNLFRKEALERASSPEELDQIMQVVSPKKWLPLIAVGSLVVTGLTWSFLGRIPITVTGTGIIVYPSTVTSFQSPIAGRLRTVNVRVGDFVNRGDVLATLDQSELMKQLQLVRSKLEQLQQEDREANLVQRLRQNADQQAIQQQRQSLQQNLQTLQKLTPILREKGVDSIQRDRATQTQSLQSFRELLPTFKQRFDNRKRLLAEGAISGDTVLQSQQDYLNAVTQINQAESQLKQLDVKEAEAQRQYLENLNSIKDLETQLKQLDSKQATLAQQDLEVVTNRKKEIQEVRRNITQLAVQLSSNSLIKSSYSGRVLEISATPGQVVLQGTPIGAIAAQKRSAQLETVGFFPVGDGKQIQPGMKLQVTPSTAQRERFGGIIGTVTDVSAFPVTKEGALSVVGNSEFVQGLISQGPQILITARLQPDPSTISGYKWSSSQGPNMKVTSGTTTSIQVTVEERAPITFVLPILRSWSGVY, encoded by the coding sequence GTGACTAGCCAAAAAAGTAACCTGTTTCGGAAAGAAGCTTTAGAACGTGCTTCTTCCCCTGAAGAATTAGATCAAATTATGCAGGTAGTCAGCCCGAAAAAGTGGCTACCTCTAATTGCTGTTGGTTCTTTGGTGGTGACTGGACTGACTTGGAGTTTTTTAGGTCGAATTCCAATTACGGTGACGGGTACTGGCATTATAGTCTATCCCAGCACGGTTACTTCGTTTCAATCACCGATCGCCGGCAGGTTGCGAACAGTGAATGTTCGCGTTGGTGACTTTGTAAACAGAGGAGATGTGCTGGCGACTCTAGACCAAAGCGAACTCATGAAACAGCTACAATTAGTACGCTCTAAATTAGAGCAACTACAGCAAGAGGATCGCGAAGCTAATTTAGTGCAGCGACTGCGGCAAAATGCAGATCAACAGGCGATTCAACAGCAACGCCAATCTTTGCAGCAAAATCTCCAAACACTACAAAAGCTAACACCGATTTTAAGGGAGAAAGGGGTGGACTCGATCCAACGCGATCGCGCTACCCAAACACAAAGTCTACAATCTTTCCGGGAACTGCTGCCGACTTTCAAACAGAGATTTGATAACCGCAAGCGACTATTGGCAGAGGGAGCAATTTCTGGAGATACAGTACTACAGTCACAGCAAGATTACTTAAACGCTGTTACACAAATTAACCAAGCCGAATCCCAACTCAAGCAACTCGATGTCAAAGAAGCAGAGGCCCAGCGGCAATATCTCGAAAATCTCAACTCAATTAAGGATTTGGAAACCCAGTTAAAGCAACTAGATAGTAAACAAGCGACATTAGCACAACAAGACTTAGAAGTTGTAACTAACCGCAAAAAAGAAATTCAGGAAGTGCGGCGGAATATTACGCAATTAGCAGTGCAATTATCGAGTAATAGCTTAATCAAAAGCAGCTACTCCGGAAGGGTTTTAGAAATTTCAGCAACACCGGGACAGGTTGTTTTACAGGGTACACCCATAGGAGCGATCGCTGCACAAAAGCGATCGGCTCAACTGGAGACTGTAGGATTTTTTCCAGTTGGTGATGGTAAGCAGATTCAACCAGGAATGAAGTTACAAGTCACACCTAGTACCGCACAACGGGAACGCTTTGGTGGCATTATAGGTACTGTCACAGATGTCTCAGCTTTTCCCGTGACTAAAGAAGGTGCATTAAGCGTAGTAGGCAATTCCGAATTCGTCCAAGGTTTAATTTCACAAGGGCCACAGATTCTCATCACCGCCCGACTGCAACCAGACCCTTCCACAATCAGCGGCTACAAATGGTCTTCTTCCCAAGGGCCGAATATGAAAGTAACTTCAGGAACCACTACCTCCATACAAGTCACCGTCGAAGAACGTGCGCCGATTACATTTGTTCTACCAATTTTGCGGTCTTGGAGTGGGGTTTATTGA
- a CDS encoding AAA-like domain-containing protein, with protein sequence MEDILQAVERILQDKPLASIQLFVLYQSWLGKTYGEMSKTSGYGNHYIKEVGSQLWQDLSLALGKRVTKKNLHVALSKHLQDRIGHQRNQTEQNFRRQSSLEMVFPDLFLGSEIDYPSGPVSLDSPLYINRPPLEELICKEILHPGCLIRIKAPRKMGKSSLLNRMIAYAKEQDYQIIYLDFQEADQEVFTSLDKFLRWFCLYVTRQLNLVPCLDDFWDTEMGSKVSCKIYFEGYLLQYITESPVVLALNEVQRVFEHPNIAQDFLPMLRFWHEQAKQDRLWQKLRMVVVHTTEIYVPLKLNQSPFNVGITITLPPFTLKQVQDLALRYGLEWVADSEGLRRLEPLQAMVGGHPYLVSLALYHLSGQEMTLEMLLETASTPAGIYTQHLRELLSLLQKEPELMSAMQQVIASDDKVELDAIAAYKLESMGLVQLNGNQACVMCELYRLYFSQQLAKHSEC encoded by the coding sequence GTGGAAGATATTCTGCAAGCTGTAGAAAGAATTCTGCAAGACAAACCTCTTGCTTCCATTCAGCTGTTTGTGCTGTATCAATCGTGGTTGGGTAAAACTTATGGCGAAATGTCAAAAACATCAGGTTATGGCAATCACTACATCAAAGAAGTTGGCTCTCAGTTGTGGCAAGACCTTTCTCTAGCACTTGGAAAAAGAGTAACAAAAAAAAATCTGCATGTAGCCTTAAGCAAACATCTGCAAGACAGAATTGGTCATCAGCGGAATCAGACCGAACAAAACTTCAGAAGACAATCTAGCTTAGAAATGGTTTTTCCTGACTTGTTCTTAGGTAGCGAGATAGATTATCCCAGTGGTCCAGTGTCACTGGATTCTCCTTTATACATCAATCGCCCTCCACTAGAAGAACTGATTTGTAAAGAGATATTACACCCTGGTTGCTTAATCAGAATTAAAGCACCTAGAAAAATGGGAAAAAGTTCCCTGCTTAACCGAATGATTGCTTATGCTAAAGAGCAGGATTATCAAATTATCTACTTGGACTTTCAAGAAGCTGACCAAGAAGTTTTTACTTCCTTAGATAAATTTTTACGTTGGTTCTGTCTTTATGTCACCAGGCAGTTAAACCTCGTTCCCTGTCTAGATGATTTTTGGGATACAGAAATGGGCAGCAAAGTCAGCTGCAAAATCTATTTTGAAGGGTATCTATTACAGTACATTACTGAAAGTCCTGTGGTTTTAGCTTTGAATGAAGTGCAGCGAGTTTTTGAACATCCGAATATTGCCCAAGACTTTTTGCCAATGCTGCGATTTTGGCACGAACAAGCAAAGCAAGACAGGTTATGGCAAAAACTACGAATGGTGGTAGTTCACACCACAGAAATCTATGTTCCCCTGAAGCTCAACCAATCGCCTTTTAATGTCGGGATTACAATTACTCTACCACCGTTTACCCTCAAGCAAGTACAGGATTTAGCATTGCGTTACGGGCTAGAGTGGGTAGCAGATTCCGAAGGATTACGACGCCTTGAACCTCTACAAGCAATGGTGGGCGGACATCCTTATTTGGTGAGTCTTGCACTATATCATTTATCTGGGCAAGAAATGACCTTAGAAATGTTATTAGAAACAGCATCCACACCAGCGGGAATTTACACTCAGCATTTACGAGAACTGCTAAGTTTACTGCAAAAAGAACCAGAATTAATGTCTGCTATGCAACAGGTAATTGCCAGCGATGACAAGGTAGAATTAGATGCGATCGCAGCTTATAAACTAGAAAGCATGGGTTTAGTTCAACTCAATGGCAATCAAGCTTGTGTCATGTGTGAATTATATCGTCTTTATTTTAGCCAACAGCTTGCAAAGCACTCAGAATGCTAA
- a CDS encoding AAA-like domain-containing protein, with protein sequence MNNYRYQVGGTLTSDAPSYVERKADVNLYHALKQGEFCYILSCRQMGKSSLMVKTKHRLQEEGFRCATVDMTNIGCENITPEQWYKGVAGDLWLGFQLLGKVNLKTWWQEKKDISLVQKLSHFISEILLSQFPNERLFIFIDEIDSILSLDFPVDDFFSLIRFCYNQRAINPEYNRITFAIFGVATPSDLILYRNHTTPFNIGKAIEVNGFTFEEAQPLALGLDIQGNNPQKVLQEVLSWTQGQPFLTQKLCGLLVKLSQDDLGRKLKIPPGTEEFWIENVVRSHMIEKWESQDEPEHLRTIRDRILRNEQSAARLLGIYQQILQGVKVAVDDSREQVELLLSGLVIKKQGFLRIKNRIYEEVFNLEWVRKKLANLRPYYESFNAWVASNQEDESRLLRGQALIDAQAWANGKSLSNLDYLFLAASEELDRREMQQALEAERAKEVEARLAEEQKRLAQQRRSSRIVALLLLGMTIKLAISIVWGMSLLRKIDALQSRLKCNEIEHQGRVKTICN encoded by the coding sequence ATGAACAATTATCGATACCAAGTTGGTGGTACCCTCACGAGTGATGCTCCTAGCTATGTTGAGCGCAAGGCAGATGTCAATCTCTACCATGCTTTAAAACAAGGTGAATTTTGCTATATCCTCAGCTGTAGGCAAATGGGCAAATCCTCACTGATGGTGAAAACAAAACATCGGTTACAAGAAGAGGGTTTTCGATGCGCCACCGTTGATATGACCAATATTGGTTGTGAAAATATCACTCCAGAACAGTGGTACAAAGGAGTAGCAGGCGATTTATGGTTAGGTTTTCAGCTATTAGGAAAAGTTAATTTAAAAACCTGGTGGCAAGAAAAAAAAGATATATCTTTAGTTCAAAAACTTAGTCACTTTATTTCAGAAATACTATTGTCTCAGTTCCCTAATGAAAGACTGTTTATTTTTATTGATGAAATTGATAGTATTTTGAGCTTAGATTTCCCAGTCGATGACTTTTTTAGCTTGATTAGATTTTGCTATAATCAACGAGCAATCAATCCAGAATACAATCGGATTACATTTGCAATTTTCGGCGTTGCGACACCTTCAGACTTAATTTTATATCGCAATCACACTACCCCATTTAATATTGGTAAAGCTATAGAAGTAAATGGTTTTACATTTGAAGAAGCTCAACCATTAGCTTTGGGGTTGGATATTCAAGGGAATAATCCCCAAAAAGTCTTGCAAGAGGTATTGTCTTGGACGCAAGGGCAACCATTTCTAACTCAAAAACTGTGTGGGCTGCTTGTCAAATTGTCTCAAGATGATCTGGGTAGAAAGCTCAAAATCCCACCTGGAACAGAAGAATTTTGGATAGAAAATGTAGTGCGATCGCATATGATCGAGAAATGGGAATCCCAAGATGAACCAGAGCATCTGAGGACAATTCGCGATCGCATTCTCAGAAACGAACAATCTGCCGCCAGATTGCTGGGAATTTATCAGCAAATCCTCCAAGGAGTTAAAGTAGCCGTTGACGATAGTCGAGAACAGGTAGAACTTTTGCTGTCTGGTTTGGTGATTAAAAAGCAGGGTTTTCTCCGAATAAAAAACCGTATTTATGAAGAAGTTTTCAATCTAGAATGGGTTAGAAAAAAATTAGCTAACTTACGTCCTTACTACGAAAGTTTCAATGCATGGGTAGCCTCAAACCAAGAGGATGAATCTCGCCTATTGCGTGGACAAGCTTTAATTGATGCCCAAGCTTGGGCAAATGGCAAAAGTCTGAGCAACTTAGATTATCTATTTTTAGCTGCTAGTGAAGAATTAGACCGCCGAGAAATGCAGCAAGCATTAGAAGCTGAACGTGCCAAAGAAGTCGAAGCGCGACTTGCAGAAGAACAAAAAAGGCTAGCTCAACAGAGAAGATCTTCCAGAATCGTAGCACTTTTACTTCTGGGTATGACCATCAAGTTGGCGATTTCTATCGTGTGGGGAATGTCGCTTTTACGAAAAATTGATGCTCTGCAATCACGCCTCAAATGTAATGAGATAGAGCATCAAGGCAGAGTCAAAACAATTTGTAATTAG
- a CDS encoding MoaD/ThiS family protein: MAVKVLVPTALQQFTNNEAIVESNGNTIAELVDSLEQSFPGFKSRLCDDEGKLRRFVNFYLNDEDIRFLKGADTRLNDGDEVSIVPAVAGG, from the coding sequence ATGGCCGTAAAAGTCTTAGTTCCTACAGCTCTTCAACAATTTACTAATAACGAAGCTATCGTAGAATCCAATGGCAACACCATTGCTGAACTTGTGGATTCATTAGAACAAAGCTTTCCTGGCTTCAAATCACGATTATGTGATGATGAAGGAAAGCTACGACGGTTTGTGAATTTTTACCTTAATGACGAAGATATTCGCTTTTTAAAAGGGGCAGATACACGCCTCAATGATGGGGATGAAGTAAGTATTGTCCCTGCTGTCGCTGGTGGTTAA
- the thrC gene encoding threonine synthase: MTQAITTQSQVSNATFFKALKCKECGAEYEPKAKNVCELCFGPLEVKYDYSALRLSVTRETIQAGPNSIWRYRPFLPVATNNVIDVGTGMTPLVRSHRLARRLGLNKLYIKNDAVNMPTLSFKDRVVSVALTRARELGFSTVSCASTGNLANSTAAIAAHAGLDCCVFIPADLEAGKILGSLIYSPTLMAVKGNYDQVNRLCSEVANTYGWGFVNINLRPYYSEGSKTLGFEVAEQLGWQLPDHIVAPLASGSLFTKIYKGFQEFVEVGLVEGKNVRFSGAQAEGCSPIAQAFKEGSDFIKPVKPNTIAKSIAIGNPADGIYAVDIAKKTGGNIESVNDAEIIDGIKLLAETEGIFTETAGGTTVAVLKKLVEAGKIDPDETTVVYITGNGLKTQEAIQGYVGEPLTIDAKLDSFERALERSRTLDRLEWQQVLV; encoded by the coding sequence ATGACTCAGGCAATCACAACCCAATCCCAAGTCAGCAATGCCACATTTTTTAAAGCCTTGAAGTGTAAGGAATGTGGTGCGGAATATGAACCCAAAGCCAAGAATGTTTGTGAGTTATGCTTTGGACCTTTGGAAGTCAAGTATGACTACAGCGCTCTGCGTCTCTCTGTCACTCGTGAAACAATTCAAGCCGGGCCTAATTCAATTTGGCGCTACCGTCCGTTTTTGCCTGTCGCAACTAATAATGTTATAGATGTGGGAACCGGTATGACCCCGTTGGTTCGTTCCCACCGTCTTGCCCGCCGCCTGGGTCTAAACAAGCTTTATATTAAAAATGATGCCGTGAATATGCCCACCCTCAGCTTTAAGGATCGGGTGGTGTCAGTCGCCCTCACCAGAGCGCGAGAGTTGGGTTTTTCCACTGTTTCCTGCGCTAGCACTGGTAACTTGGCAAATTCTACAGCAGCGATCGCAGCTCACGCCGGTTTAGACTGCTGTGTGTTTATCCCGGCAGATTTGGAAGCTGGTAAAATTCTCGGTAGCCTGATCTACAGTCCCACCCTAATGGCTGTGAAGGGCAACTACGATCAAGTCAATCGTCTTTGTTCAGAAGTAGCCAATACATACGGCTGGGGATTTGTCAATATTAATCTACGTCCCTACTACTCTGAAGGTTCCAAAACGTTAGGCTTTGAAGTTGCAGAACAATTAGGGTGGCAATTACCCGACCATATCGTTGCTCCTTTAGCTTCTGGTTCGCTGTTTACCAAAATTTATAAGGGCTTCCAAGAATTTGTCGAAGTTGGTTTGGTAGAAGGTAAAAACGTCCGTTTCAGCGGCGCCCAAGCTGAAGGTTGTTCGCCCATCGCCCAAGCATTCAAAGAAGGAAGCGACTTTATTAAGCCAGTCAAACCGAATACAATTGCCAAATCAATTGCGATCGGTAACCCCGCAGACGGCATTTATGCTGTGGATATCGCTAAGAAGACTGGTGGTAACATTGAATCAGTCAATGACGCAGAAATTATTGATGGCATCAAACTACTGGCAGAAACCGAAGGCATCTTCACAGAAACAGCGGGTGGTACAACTGTCGCCGTGCTGAAAAAATTGGTAGAAGCCGGCAAGATCGATCCAGATGAAACTACCGTGGTTTACATCACTGGCAATGGATTGAAAACCCAAGAAGCAATACAAGGCTACGTTGGCGAACCCTTGACTATTGATGCTAAACTAGATAGTTTTGAACGTGCCTTAGAGCGATCGCGTACTCTCGATCGCTTGGAATGGCAACAAGTCCTTGTTTAA